The window ttCATCGCACCGATACAATCAGAATAATTCGGAGATCTGTCTGATAGCTGGGTGGTATACAGTCGCAGCGCTCATGAATACAGATTACATATCTTCctccagacaaacacacacacaaacacacacacacacactgagtagATATAGTCATAGCGGAGAGGTTAAATTCCTGTGTCTATCAGCGGGCACCAGAGTGACATCGTCCCCTTGAGACTGTCTCCCCCGCTGTTCCTTTCTAAATGAATGATGATGACCTCGGACTGAGCCAATCATCTGCCGCGATACTCAGAGAGACAAGAGTCGCACTCATTCATATTCAGCAAGCAATTCCATCTTTCCCTCCAAAACACTGTCAAACCCACACTCCACCGAGCAGTGGAGATTAACTCAACCTGCTGGAGCGATCCCCCTCCTCGCCTCACATACAAACAGATTTCGGCGTTTACCTGTCATACAGATAAATGCTCCTGATGGAGGACATCATCTGAATTAGTTTGATGCAGCCGTCCTAAAgctccaggtttttttttcttcttcactccttatgttttttttggggtttttttcagcTTCTGTGCCTGGCATTTCAATTTGAGTTGAGTCTACAAGCCAGAGCGTGTATTGTGTGAAGCAAACAGTGTGTTATTTCATCACCTTGTGGATCGACACTGGACACCTGAAGGCCTGTGTCGTTGAGGAGGTCCAAGGCCAAGGTCACATTGTGAAGCTGCAggtcaaagagagaaaaatgtttaacaaaTAAATTCTGTTCTGAATTTTGTTCAACACATTCACATCTACTACTCGAATTATCCCACTCACTGATATACTGAAGATACTTTTCTTTGGGCAGAAGCTTTGGTATTATCCCCATATGCCCGGTGATATTGTATGGCTTCCATAGTTATTTGTAGGTGGCATTAAGTAAGCCTACAACTAATTATCTATCATAGCGTAACTAAAATTACTTTCGTTAGTTCCCACACTACGCCTATGATGTGACAGTGcctgtgtcttttgttttttgcagaaatgACATTTagagacatgagagtggtatcaatctcgTCAACAGTCTTctcaactcttggcaagaaaacaAGTAAAAAGGCGTCTTTCCGAAAATGCTGATTCCCTTAAATTCCTTcaacaacatgaaataaaagATCTTGATGGAGAAAATTAGCCTTTCAGCATTCAGTTccctcattaaaatgtcaaaaatctttTATAGTCAAACTAATAGTTCCCATTTGGAGCCAcgtttgtagtttttttgtttaacctttCATCTTACCTCTGCTTAACTTTAGCTCGCAACTAAATTTAGATAACGTATACGTGCGTTACCTGCATGAATGTGATTACATAGGAGGCTGAAACCAAAATATTACAGGAAAGACAAAACTTATTTTAAATGATATCTTGTTTTAAGTATTCCAATTCATAATTCTGCAGCATTTTGatgatattttatgtttctaAATTAACATAAGATTCCTGCGCGTACATCTAGAGGGAGCCTGCATAGCACCAATGGTCCTACAGTTTGAGAATAGTGGTACAAATGTATGgattcctatttttttttaaatgtttttattcattagtAAACCAAATCGTATATTTtcacatatatatttttgctaaTTTGTTGAAATTCAGTGCTTTTATCACAATCACATTTCATATATTGATATACGGTAAGTTATTCATGAACTCATCATATCTGTGATAAAAAGAGTCATAACTTTTTTATAGACTCATCCTATTGCTCCAAGTAAAGTGAGATCAAAGATATCATTATAAGTGAGCCATGACACACTAGTAATTATGCATCTACTCTTATTATGCGGAAttgtaaaatattaatttcatcATATAATGTATTGTAATAGGCACGATTTTGCATCAGGTTTCAGTACTGTAGCTCATTATCTAATGTGCTCTTGTGGGAAATTAGATTAGCTCACATTAGAGATGAATAAAAACTGTGTCATGATGTCAGTGCTATTGAATTAGAATAATGAAGAATAATAAAGAGTATTTCTACATGTTAACAAAATATCAGTCAGATATAAAGTGAATTCCAGCTGAAGTTggtgaattatttttctgacaagATGatctttatgaaaaaaatacattacaaaTCAAACTCAGATCATCTGTGAGCATCTACAGGCAGAGtaacgatgatgatgacgatgttGCTGAGACACACTTCCCTTGCTAATGTATCAGGAATCCATACTGAATCCATACCGTACCATCTCAGAGGGATTAACAGGGGTCAGGTTGAAGTCATGGAGTGGGATGAAGAAGCCTTCCAGCTGtccaatcagcagcagcagaatcaCGCCATCAGCAAActagacagaaaacacacaggggAGATCAGCATCCCGTCCAAGGGAGGTGACACAATCACAGGGAAGGTAATCAGTTAGTCATAGTTATTCTTTTACAGGAGCGTCTGTCAGAGCTCCCAATCAGGGTTCACTTGTTGTCTTTCACCTGTTTGTCCACATCAGTCACCTGCAGACCCAAGGTCGACATGTTCTGGTTGACAAAGTGTACGATGgcctgaaaatgtaaaaaaaaacaaaaacaagattagATAGTTTGAAATACAAGTTAGCCTCATGTATCTGACGTGTTAAAGTATCAAACgtttttcatctttcatcagAACTTGACAAAAGATTGCTATAgtcacactgtaaaaaacaaaaaataaacaaaaaaaatactataaTAAAACATTCTGTTATTAGAATACAGTTTTACAACACTTCTGTCACTGTCGTCACTAATTTTGTCTACATTTATAATTGtaattaaaaatctaaatgtaattACATTATCAAACATCATTGTAACATCCGTTTAATGAAATATTGTTGAAATCATGAtaaatgtgtattgtttgtCCACGACGGCCACAAACAATATACTTATTTCCATTCTTTAACACCAGATCATCTGCTGTCCCGCTGCCGGTGGTGACGGGAGGGTTAACATCCTCGCACTACCTCAgcacttctcctcctctccttgttaTACCTGCTTCACCGTGTTGACCTTGTGAGCCTCAAGCTTCAGCAGTTGCTCGATGGGATCTTCCCCTGGGGTGACCAGACAGCCAGAAAAGTGTGTTAAAGTCATTGTAGGCCGTAATGCTGTTTCGATGACATTCAAGATGTCAAGTCGGCTCAACCTCCGACAGCTCTCTACTCACTTTCAGTATTGCTGAGGGAGTCTGAGCCTGGGTCTCTGtttgaaaaagtcaaaaaataTATGAGGTGAACGCTGAGTTTTTCTTCCATTACAAAGACAATCACGCAATGCAGACATCTGCTCACCTCTTCTCTGTCAGGACCTCCGTCTCTATATCTGATTTGATTCCACTTTTGCAGACCTGGATGAAAATTAAAGCGAGCTGTGATTCtgaagtttgtttgtgtttaagcATTAAAAGCGCTGAAGTTCGAGCTCAGAACTCACTTCCACGACTACAACGTCCACCTTTACATTCGGTGGCAAATCCAGTTCGGGCTGGAAACAtttcaccatggcaaccagcAGATGAATAGTGGCCAGAAGGTCTTTGTTGTGGATGACTGACAGGCGAGCAGCcgaataaaacagagaaaagaaaaaaaaaacaacttgaatggggataacAGAACTCATCACCTGCTGGTACGGAAGCAAAGGAATGCCAAAAGGATGTGAAGCTAGAAAAATGAAGACCTTGCTGTAGTTTGATTACTACTGAATACTTTAAAGGTGCTACATGAACTCGTAACTGGTTGTCAGTTTAATACTGAGGCCGCTTTAACCTCTATAA is drawn from Sparus aurata chromosome 8, fSpaAur1.1, whole genome shotgun sequence and contains these coding sequences:
- the parvg gene encoding gamma-parvin, with amino-acid sequence MEADIFEYHKEEDTVDLEAFQGGKQKLIQPTSLKDPKLEKLKEALVAWINRALKQEHIVVQSLEEDLYDGLVLHHLLSRLGGVHVPVEEMALTSSAQIRKLELILEELDKRLGPQDGSGIKWNVKLIHNKDLLATIHLLVAMVKCFQPELDLPPNVKVDVVVVEVCKSGIKSDIETEVLTEKRDPGSDSLSNTEREDPIEQLLKLEAHKVNTVKQAIVHFVNQNMSTLGLQVTDVDKQFADGVILLLLIGQLEGFFIPLHDFNLTPVNPSEMLHNVTLALDLLNDTGLQVSSVDPQDIVSQDVAATLKVLYALFKKHKVNK